One Nocardiopsis gilva YIM 90087 genomic window, GGTGATCGGTATCGACGCCGGAACCTGGCAGGCATTCCTCTCCGGTCTCCGACGCGGAGAATTCGACGGCGTGGACTGAGCGAGCCCCGCGGCCTCCCCGGCTCCGGACGACTCAGAGCAGGGGCAGGAAGAGGTCGCAGTTGGCACGTACGTTCTCCTCCGCCGACCGCGTGGCGGGATGCGCCGGGCCGAACATCGCCCGGTAGCGCTCGACCACGTCGGCCCGCTCCTCGGCAAGAGCGGTGTCCTCCACGGCCATGCGATCCAGCACCCGATTGCGTCGCACGGCCAGGGTCAGCGGGTGGTCTTCCCCCAGAATCCGCTGCGCGCGTTCCAGAGACGCCGTGTCCAGGTCCAACGCCGCCGCCGCGTTGCCCGCCGCGAACAGGTCGCTGGCGAGGTTGACCGCGTTCGCGAGGGTCCACGGGTGCTCCTCGCCGAGACGGTCGGTGTTCACCGCCAGCGCCTCCTCATCGACCGTCCGAGCCTCCTCCAACCGACCGAGGAGGCGCAGCGTGACGGCGTGGTTGACCGACGTGGCGGCGTAGAGGGGGTGGTCGGTGCCGTACAGGGCGCGATAGCGGTCGCGGGCCTCCCGCGACAGGGACAGGGCGCCGTCGTGATCGCCGACCGCCCGCAGCGACACCGCGTGGTTGGCCGCGGCACGCGTCGTCTCCTGGGTGTCGCCCCCCAACTTCGTCCGCAGCATCTCATAGGCCTCCCCGGACAGGGCGAGCGCTTCCTGCAGACGCCCCGTCCGGCGCTTGAGCGCCGACAGCGCCATCATGGTGGACAGCCGCAATGTGTGGTCGGAGGGAAAGGCGCGCTGCGTGGTGAGATAGAGCTCGTCCATCTCCCGCTCGGCCTCCCAGTAGCGCCCCGACTCCATGAGTCCCTGAGCGTGCGCCGAGCGGCTGGCCAGCGTCTGCACGTGCTCCGGCCCCAGCATCTCGCTGCGACGCTGGAAGTTGTACTGGTTGATCTCTATCGACTCGGTGAACTGGCCGGTCAACCGGAGACCGACAGCGTGCACGTGGGCGGACTGCAGGGTGAGCGGATCGTCGCGGCCGAAGGCGCGCTGTTGTCGGTCGAGCACATCCGCACTCACCTTGACCGCGCGACGGTACTGCCCCAGGTTCCGCAGATCCAAGGAGAGGAGGCCGCGCGACTCCAGGGTCTCCTCATCATCGGTGCCCCGCAGCCGGATCAACGTCTCGACCAGCTCCTTCCGGCGCTCGTAGGCCTCGTCGAACCTCCCGGCCTCCGCGGCGATCTGCGCGTAGCGCATCTCGGCGCGCAGCGTGTGCGGATCCTCCGGCCCGAGTTTGTCGGGCCACAGGTCGAGCAGGCGGCGAACCAGCGCCTCGGCCTCGGTCAACCTGCCCCATTGGAAGAGGAACAGCACCTCGTGGAGAGCCAGGTCCCGGGCCCAGTCGCTGCGGCAGTCCCACTGCCGGGTCTCCCACACGTGCGGCAGCAGCTCCACATACCGCGGCCAGTCTCCCGGAGAGAGCGGGTCGCCCGGGTTGAGGTTGGCCAGCAGCAGGTGGGCGCAGTGCCGGAAGCGGTCGCGCTCCTCGGAGTCCAGCGGCAGCTTCAACGTCTCCTGCACCAGCCGGTGCAGCTGGAACGTGGTGTTGCGGTGGTCCATCTTGGCCAGGGCGTAGCGGTCGATGGTGCGCAGCGCACGGCCCAGCTTGATCGCGGGGTCGGCGAGGATCTCCGTCAGGTACTCCGGCGCCTCGACGTTGCGCGCACCGTTGAACAGCCGACGCGGGATCGGCTGCGGTGCGAGGAACGCGCAGACCTGCAGCAGCTGCAGCGCGCCGGGGTTGGACTCCCGCAGCCGCTCCAGCGTCATGTTCATCGTCGCCGCGACCGACCAGGGGTAGTCCGGGCTCGGCGCCACGTTGGCCAGCAGCTGGTCGGCCTTCACGTCGAAGAGCTCCAGCCACTCCTCGGCGGGCATCAGCGTCTCGTACAGCCACACCGCGGTCTGCTCCACCGCCAGGGGCAGGTCGCCGAGCCGCTCGGCGATGCGGTCGGCCTCCTCGGCGGTGAGCGCCTCCGGGCCGCGCTTGAGCAGCAGCTCGGTGCTCTCCTCCCGCTCGAAGGTGTCGACCTGCAACAGGTTGCCGCCCGCGGTGCGCCATTCGGGGGACCGGGAGGTGACCACCACGTGGCCCGGGCCGCCGGTGGGGATCAGCGGGCGGATGTCGGCGGGCGCGGTGGCGTTGTCGTAGACCAGCAGCCAGTCACTCACCGGACGGCCCGAGCGCAGCGCCTCCAGTACGGTGCGGACCGTGGCCGCGGGGTCGCCGACCGTGCCGATCCCCAGCTTCGGCGCGAGCTCGATGAGCGACTGCTGGACCTGGGCCGGGGTGTCGGCGGGGATCCACCACACCAGGTCGTAGTGGGACCGGTGGCGCCAGGCGTACTCCGTGGCGAGCTGTGTCTTTCCGACACCGCCCATGCCCTGGAGCGCCTGCGGGACGGTCTGCGGCAGCACCATGGCAGTGCCCTCCTGCAGCCGTCGGCCCAACTCGGCCAGGAGCGGCTCGCGGCCGACGAAGCTCATGTTCCGCGGCGGAACCTGCCCCCATACGGCCGGGCGGGTGTGCTGCCCCCGCGGAACCGTCTGCTGCGCCATGTGCATGCTGTCTCCGTCGGGCACAGGTGGGACCAGCCCTGCCCGCTGGGGATACGCGGGAGAGTCGGCCGTCTGGAACTCGTCGAGGTTCACGTCTCTGCCCTTCAGCGTTTCACGGCTGGCTGCGTCGGAACCGGGTTGGCTTTGGCCGAACCCGGCCAGTGTGGATGTGGGCGCGGTGTGCGGAGGCCCCGTCGCCTGCTCGGGGCCTTTCCACTCTTCGGCGGCCTGCCGAATTGGCCCGGGCAGTGCCCGCATCGCCGCGTAGACGGCGTGGGCGAAGGGGGCCGTGTCTCCGGACACCTCGGGCAGCCGTAGGTCGGGGGCGTCGCCCAGCAGCAGTCGCTCCAGGTCGGCGAACCAGGGGATGGTGGTCCGGTAGTGCCCGGCGATGGCCGTCAGGAGTTCCTGGATCTCGTGGCGCTGCCCGCCCACCGCCAGCAGCAGTTCCCGCACACCGGGGTGGAATTCGAGGGTCACGCGGTCGCCGCGGTCGATGGAGGGGGCGTCCTCGCTGCGATGGATCAGACCGGAGCACAGCACCTCCGTCAGGTCGGAGGGGCGCGCCCGGGGGTCGAAGCGCTCCTGGATCAACCGGATCGTCGACAGGTTGAGCGGCACCGCCGCCAGGTGCACCGCCAGCCGGAACGCGGCCGGTGAGGCGATGGCCCGGAACGTCTCGACGCGACGATGGGCTGCGAGGTCCTGGGGGACCTCCGACTCCCCGGCCGCCGGATCGGGGAGCGAACCGATGCCCCACGCGTCGTCGGCGCCGCTGGGCGCTTGGAA contains:
- the fxsT gene encoding FxSxx-COOH system tetratricopeptide repeat protein; protein product: MGDALWLAAHRYHAPEPPDTEPAEAPDEPGGQAQVEPPDEALGDSSPEADDAAPETPAQDPRDASPDPPDHLADPEADPESPDGDAEGSEPSPGHPHTPVGAAPERAGGPLIGDRVSMVRALRWFRRHHESDTGTLVDEDATAAHYAERSLARRGVRRARPAPLLPEFLPEREVADGLTLLVDDSLSMVVQEPLVREFIELLTPLNVFRRIRVCYFDSGKTHVDDFPLRTTGGPAPDPDRLVDGRSPESRILLVLTDGVGDGWHTGAIDTWLARWGAKGPVGVAHLLDRTVWPSTGMSPERVKLRAPWPPGDALAPNSTYRIRPFSAWPPVEVDAPQDDAVPIPVFPLEADEVGRWARFVAGRQAPPEYPATALLTSPDFQAPSGADDAWGIGSLPDPAAGESEVPQDLAAHRRVETFRAIASPAAFRLAVHLAAVPLNLSTIRLIQERFDPRARPSDLTEVLCSGLIHRSEDAPSIDRGDRVTLEFHPGVRELLLAVGGQRHEIQELLTAIAGHYRTTIPWFADLERLLLGDAPDLRLPEVSGDTAPFAHAVYAAMRALPGPIRQAAEEWKGPEQATGPPHTAPTSTLAGFGQSQPGSDAASRETLKGRDVNLDEFQTADSPAYPQRAGLVPPVPDGDSMHMAQQTVPRGQHTRPAVWGQVPPRNMSFVGREPLLAELGRRLQEGTAMVLPQTVPQALQGMGGVGKTQLATEYAWRHRSHYDLVWWIPADTPAQVQQSLIELAPKLGIGTVGDPAATVRTVLEALRSGRPVSDWLLVYDNATAPADIRPLIPTGGPGHVVVTSRSPEWRTAGGNLLQVDTFEREESTELLLKRGPEALTAEEADRIAERLGDLPLAVEQTAVWLYETLMPAEEWLELFDVKADQLLANVAPSPDYPWSVAATMNMTLERLRESNPGALQLLQVCAFLAPQPIPRRLFNGARNVEAPEYLTEILADPAIKLGRALRTIDRYALAKMDHRNTTFQLHRLVQETLKLPLDSEERDRFRHCAHLLLANLNPGDPLSPGDWPRYVELLPHVWETRQWDCRSDWARDLALHEVLFLFQWGRLTEAEALVRRLLDLWPDKLGPEDPHTLRAEMRYAQIAAEAGRFDEAYERRKELVETLIRLRGTDDEETLESRGLLSLDLRNLGQYRRAVKVSADVLDRQQRAFGRDDPLTLQSAHVHAVGLRLTGQFTESIEINQYNFQRRSEMLGPEHVQTLASRSAHAQGLMESGRYWEAEREMDELYLTTQRAFPSDHTLRLSTMMALSALKRRTGRLQEALALSGEAYEMLRTKLGGDTQETTRAAANHAVSLRAVGDHDGALSLSREARDRYRALYGTDHPLYAATSVNHAVTLRLLGRLEEARTVDEEALAVNTDRLGEEHPWTLANAVNLASDLFAAGNAAAALDLDTASLERAQRILGEDHPLTLAVRRNRVLDRMAVEDTALAEERADVVERYRAMFGPAHPATRSAEENVRANCDLFLPLL